From Diaminobutyricibacter sp. McL0608, one genomic window encodes:
- a CDS encoding aminotransferase class I/II-fold pyridoxal phosphate-dependent enzyme produces MTAASAPSGIPLTERGKDELRSLHDDFSAQYDALVARGLKLDLTRGKPSAEQLDLSGDLLSLPGAGLFRDQAGTDLRNYGGPLGIPELRSIFAGPLRVPAAQLLALGNSSLNLMHDVIVQALLHGVPDGVRPWSREETVTFLAPVPGYDRHFSICERYGIRLIAVPMTDEGPDPEIVRSLLATDPTIKGMWCVPVYSNPSGIVYSERIVRELVSAPAAPDFRLFWDNAYAVHHVTDARPEPIDVLALAAEAGHPNRPLIFASTSKVTYPGSGVAFFGGSQANIDWIVRNMSVQTIGPDKINQLRHVQLLADQAGVEAHMARHRAILEPKFDAVDAIFRERLAPFGAGTWTKPAGGYFVSLDVADGCARRAVALAGQAGIAVTPAGATFPYGDDPRDRNIRIAPTFPALDELRTALDGFSTAVLLAETEALLAR; encoded by the coding sequence GTGACAGCAGCAAGCGCACCATCCGGAATCCCACTGACCGAACGCGGCAAGGACGAGCTCCGCAGCCTGCACGACGACTTCTCGGCGCAGTACGACGCCCTTGTGGCGCGTGGCCTGAAACTCGACCTGACGCGCGGCAAACCGTCGGCGGAGCAGCTCGATCTGTCGGGTGACCTGCTCTCGCTTCCGGGCGCAGGCCTCTTCCGCGATCAGGCGGGCACCGACCTGCGCAACTACGGCGGACCGCTCGGCATCCCGGAACTCCGGTCCATCTTCGCGGGTCCGCTGCGGGTGCCGGCCGCACAGCTGCTCGCACTCGGCAACTCGAGCCTCAACCTGATGCACGACGTCATCGTGCAGGCGCTCCTCCACGGGGTCCCCGACGGCGTTCGGCCGTGGTCCCGTGAGGAGACCGTTACCTTCCTGGCCCCGGTGCCCGGGTACGACCGGCACTTCTCGATCTGCGAGCGCTACGGCATCCGCCTGATCGCCGTGCCGATGACCGACGAAGGTCCCGACCCGGAGATCGTCAGGAGCCTGCTCGCGACCGACCCGACGATCAAAGGGATGTGGTGCGTCCCGGTCTACTCGAACCCGTCGGGCATCGTGTACAGCGAGCGGATCGTCCGTGAGCTGGTCTCGGCCCCCGCGGCGCCCGACTTCCGGCTGTTCTGGGACAACGCGTACGCAGTCCATCACGTGACGGATGCGCGTCCCGAGCCGATCGACGTGCTCGCGCTGGCCGCCGAGGCCGGCCACCCGAACCGACCCCTGATCTTCGCCTCGACCTCGAAGGTCACCTACCCCGGCTCCGGAGTCGCCTTCTTCGGCGGCTCGCAGGCCAACATCGACTGGATCGTCCGCAACATGTCGGTCCAGACCATCGGGCCCGACAAGATCAACCAGCTGCGCCACGTGCAACTGCTCGCCGACCAAGCGGGCGTGGAAGCGCACATGGCGCGTCACCGCGCGATCCTCGAACCGAAGTTCGACGCCGTCGACGCGATCTTCCGCGAACGCCTGGCACCGTTCGGCGCCGGCACCTGGACCAAGCCGGCCGGTGGCTACTTCGTCAGCCTCGACGTTGCGGACGGATGCGCGCGCAGGGCGGTGGCGCTCGCCGGCCAGGCGGGTATCGCGGTCACACCGGCCGGCGCGACCTTCCCGTACGGTGACGACCCGCGCGATCGCAACATCCGGATCGCTCCCACGTTCCCCGCGTTGGACGAGCTGCGGACGGCACTCGACGGCTTCAGCACCGCAGTGCTCCTCGCCGAGACCGAGGCCCTGCTCGCCCGCTGA
- a CDS encoding DUF1345 domain-containing protein, producing the protein MATVEQPVRGRSRLRMSIAFVMGIVVAVLTATVTSWTYAVVAGWAAACIIYIVWVWAVVWGYDPVATKGHALREDPGRGLSDVLLLVASVASVVAIVVILVQAHQLHGFERGILAFLAVVSVALSWILVHTLYMLRYAQLYFEDDTRPIDFNEKATPQYSDFAYLSFTLGMTFQVSDTNVSSVRVRKTVLRHTLLSYVFGTVILATTINLVAGLTA; encoded by the coding sequence GTGGCTACAGTCGAACAACCGGTGCGCGGACGCTCGCGGCTGCGGATGAGCATCGCCTTCGTGATGGGTATTGTCGTGGCCGTCCTGACGGCGACGGTCACGTCATGGACGTACGCAGTCGTCGCGGGCTGGGCAGCGGCGTGCATCATCTACATCGTCTGGGTGTGGGCCGTCGTCTGGGGCTACGACCCTGTCGCCACCAAAGGGCATGCGCTCCGCGAGGACCCGGGTCGCGGGCTATCGGATGTGCTCCTGCTGGTCGCCAGCGTGGCCAGCGTCGTCGCCATCGTCGTCATTCTGGTGCAGGCGCACCAGCTCCACGGGTTCGAACGGGGGATCCTCGCGTTTCTCGCGGTCGTCAGCGTCGCGCTCTCGTGGATCCTGGTGCACACGCTGTACATGCTCCGGTACGCCCAGCTGTACTTCGAGGACGACACCCGGCCGATCGACTTCAACGAGAAGGCGACCCCGCAGTACAGCGATTTCGCCTACCTGTCGTTCACCCTCGGGATGACGTTCCAGGTCTCCGACACCAACGTCTCGAGTGTGCGCGTGCGCAAGACCGTTCTTCGGCACACTCTGCTCTCGTACGTCTTCGGCACGGTGATCCTGGCGACGACGATCAACTTGGTCGCCGGCCTGACCGCCTAG
- a CDS encoding dihydrofolate reductase: MSLALIWAEARGGVIGAAGTMPWHLPEDLAHFRTVTGDSAVVMGRRTWDSLPERFRPLPGRRNIVVTRQPGWVADGAMVAHSLEDAITASGADADATIWVIGGAQLYSSAISRADRLEVTEIDLAVDGDTFAPAVGDGWSEAQRDPATGWHSSRTGLRYRFVRYDRATTT, translated from the coding sequence GTGAGCCTCGCCCTCATCTGGGCCGAGGCCCGTGGTGGCGTCATCGGCGCCGCCGGGACGATGCCGTGGCACCTGCCGGAAGATCTCGCTCACTTCCGAACCGTGACGGGCGACTCGGCGGTCGTGATGGGCCGGCGCACCTGGGACTCTCTGCCCGAGCGGTTCCGTCCCCTGCCGGGGCGCCGGAACATCGTCGTCACCCGCCAGCCGGGATGGGTGGCAGACGGTGCGATGGTCGCGCATTCCCTCGAAGACGCGATCACTGCATCCGGAGCCGACGCGGATGCGACGATCTGGGTCATCGGTGGAGCCCAGCTGTATTCGTCGGCGATCTCCCGCGCCGACCGTCTCGAGGTGACGGAGATCGACCTCGCCGTCGACGGCGACACCTTCGCTCCGGCGGTCGGCGACGGATGGTCGGAGGCGCAACGCGATCCGGCGACCGGCTGGCACAGCTCCCGCACAGGGCTCCGCTACCGCTTCGTGCGCTACGACCGCGCGACCACGACCTAG
- a CDS encoding thymidylate synthase, with protein sequence MSATIPTPYEDLLRDTLANGSPKSDRTGTGTRSVFGRQLRFDLADGFPLITTKRVHFKSIAYELLWFLRGESNVGWLRENGVTIWDEWADESGELGPVYGVQWRSWPTPDGSHIDQISQVIETLRTDPDSRRMIVSAWNVAEIPQMALAPCHAFFQFYVADGRLSCQLYQRSADLFLGVPFNIASYALLTVMVAAQVGLEPGEFIWTGGDCHIYDNHVEQVTEQLSREPFPAPRLRIQTRRDSIFDYRFEDFVVEEYQHHPAIRAAVAV encoded by the coding sequence ATGAGCGCGACGATCCCCACCCCGTACGAAGACCTTCTCCGCGACACCCTCGCGAACGGTTCCCCCAAATCCGATCGAACCGGCACCGGGACACGAAGCGTGTTCGGTCGCCAGCTGCGGTTCGATCTCGCCGACGGCTTCCCGCTGATCACGACCAAGCGGGTGCATTTCAAGTCGATCGCCTACGAGCTGCTGTGGTTCCTCCGGGGCGAGAGCAACGTCGGCTGGCTCCGGGAGAACGGCGTGACCATCTGGGACGAGTGGGCCGACGAATCCGGCGAGCTCGGCCCTGTCTACGGTGTCCAGTGGCGCTCCTGGCCCACCCCCGACGGCAGCCACATCGACCAGATCAGCCAGGTGATCGAGACCCTGCGCACCGATCCGGACTCACGGCGGATGATCGTGTCGGCCTGGAATGTCGCCGAGATCCCCCAGATGGCCCTGGCTCCGTGCCACGCGTTCTTCCAGTTCTATGTCGCCGACGGCAGACTGTCGTGCCAGCTCTATCAGCGCAGCGCCGACCTCTTCCTCGGGGTGCCGTTCAACATCGCTAGCTACGCTCTGCTGACCGTGATGGTCGCGGCGCAGGTCGGGCTCGAGCCCGGTGAATTCATCTGGACAGGTGGCGACTGCCACATCTACGACAATCACGTCGAGCAGGTCACCGAGCAGCTCTCGCGCGAACCTTTCCCTGCTCCGCGGCTGCGCATCCAGACGCGCCGCGACAGCATTTTCGACTACCGGTTCGAGGACTTCGTGGTCGAGGAGTACCAGCACCACCCGGCCATTCGCGCAGCGGTAGCAGTGTGA
- a CDS encoding purine-cytosine permease family protein, with translation MGSDEAGDDVPVVYEPGRRRATYTPPVRRKPVGNPTENGDDQEVADPLHDDDELASALEHQVSQLTVSTPVVQTPQSAGHQPDDVEPASGDGGPDSEPEAPATEEPEQAGDETQRPDDSAPSEAVILTDDQVVKLIDDDIASHGDTLSAIEKLEEVLAVRAATMAIPIQYQNASTATPEPVEEAEPEPEAEPVEEAEPEAASEDADAPTAPTAVPVSTSFDDILNPREPEQPAAEPEPTFSSWIAPVAIATGMMPVISAPPPSPPRDSEPTEAEPQGEPEPPTEPEQPTQPEPIGANEPLDRVPVSEAPESEPEPEPQQEDSASVVEDILILAPLSVDSVPLPIAEPTATQTQTVIPEGLDADVEDDADDVRIPASAAAVLAPMASPRVGSDEEVLFDGEPVAQPVFEAERESLEPTPLDRRVGRAARMFWLWFGATSSLVSVGVGALLFAFGLSLRQMIVAALIGVALSFLPLGLGTLAGKWSGQPTMVVSRATFGIKGNVVPAVLALVTRLFWGAVLLWLVATAVSSLFTSLGVLVDPLVPTAGALLVAIAIAAVIAYFGYALVARVQLIVTIASAVLIIGMIAVTWRSVHFGVALAQPDAVWLKVVTGAVLVFSYLGLAWANSSAELARYQRVGASGAASMLWATFGAALPPFLLISYGGLLAASQPGLAADLAHNPVRAFTQLGLPVWYPVPLLLAVVVSLVSAIVLNIYSGGFSLQALGVRLERRWSVLAVAAGIAVVGAVLLTVVPDFTGVLGLPTTLAVPVAAWAGLFASDMMIRSRRFHPESLLRSGGVYPDWQWLNLIMLVVATVIGLGLVRSSMPWLQWEGFVYRLIAVNPDGDLGMSNIGVLVALGLGLVTPLVAGIPAVRRQENAE, from the coding sequence ATGGGCAGCGATGAGGCCGGCGACGACGTCCCCGTCGTGTACGAGCCCGGCCGGCGGCGGGCGACGTACACCCCACCGGTGCGCCGCAAACCGGTCGGGAATCCCACGGAGAACGGCGACGACCAGGAGGTCGCCGACCCGCTCCATGACGACGACGAGCTCGCGAGTGCGCTCGAGCATCAGGTCTCGCAGCTGACGGTCAGCACACCTGTCGTTCAGACGCCGCAGAGCGCGGGACACCAGCCCGACGATGTGGAACCGGCCTCCGGGGATGGCGGCCCGGACTCGGAGCCTGAGGCGCCGGCGACCGAAGAGCCGGAGCAGGCGGGCGACGAGACTCAGCGGCCCGACGATTCCGCGCCGTCGGAGGCCGTGATCCTGACGGATGACCAGGTCGTGAAGCTCATCGACGACGACATCGCCTCCCACGGCGACACACTGAGCGCGATCGAGAAGCTCGAAGAGGTGCTGGCGGTGAGGGCCGCGACTATGGCCATCCCGATCCAGTACCAGAACGCATCCACAGCCACGCCGGAGCCGGTTGAGGAGGCCGAGCCCGAGCCGGAGGCAGAGCCGGTTGAGGAGGCCGAGCCCGAGGCGGCCTCCGAGGACGCCGACGCGCCGACCGCGCCGACAGCCGTTCCCGTATCGACCAGCTTCGACGACATCCTCAATCCGCGCGAGCCGGAACAGCCCGCGGCCGAGCCCGAGCCGACCTTCAGCAGCTGGATCGCTCCCGTGGCGATCGCGACCGGCATGATGCCCGTCATCTCAGCGCCGCCGCCCTCGCCGCCGAGGGACTCGGAGCCGACGGAGGCCGAGCCGCAGGGTGAACCGGAACCGCCGACAGAACCAGAGCAGCCGACACAACCCGAGCCGATCGGCGCGAACGAGCCACTAGACCGGGTGCCGGTCTCCGAAGCGCCGGAGTCGGAGCCCGAACCCGAGCCCCAACAGGAGGATTCCGCCTCCGTGGTCGAGGACATCCTGATTCTCGCGCCGTTGAGCGTGGATTCGGTTCCTCTGCCGATCGCGGAGCCGACTGCCACGCAGACCCAGACCGTGATCCCCGAAGGCCTTGACGCCGACGTCGAGGACGACGCCGACGATGTCCGCATTCCGGCGTCTGCGGCGGCCGTGCTCGCTCCGATGGCGAGCCCGCGCGTCGGTTCGGACGAGGAGGTGCTCTTCGACGGCGAGCCGGTCGCACAGCCCGTGTTCGAAGCCGAGCGCGAGTCGCTCGAACCGACTCCGCTCGATCGACGGGTCGGCCGCGCCGCGCGCATGTTCTGGCTCTGGTTCGGCGCGACCTCATCGCTCGTGAGTGTCGGCGTCGGTGCGCTCCTGTTCGCCTTCGGACTGAGCCTTCGACAGATGATCGTCGCCGCTCTGATCGGAGTCGCCCTCTCGTTCCTCCCTCTCGGCCTCGGCACACTCGCCGGAAAATGGAGCGGACAGCCCACGATGGTGGTCTCCCGGGCGACGTTCGGCATCAAAGGCAACGTCGTCCCTGCCGTCCTCGCCTTGGTCACCCGGCTCTTCTGGGGTGCGGTGCTGCTCTGGCTCGTGGCGACGGCCGTCTCGTCCCTGTTCACATCGCTCGGGGTGCTCGTCGACCCGCTCGTTCCCACGGCCGGCGCGCTCCTGGTCGCCATCGCGATCGCGGCCGTGATCGCCTACTTCGGCTATGCGCTCGTCGCGCGCGTCCAGTTGATCGTCACGATCGCATCCGCAGTGCTCATCATCGGCATGATCGCGGTCACCTGGCGATCGGTCCACTTCGGCGTCGCGCTGGCCCAGCCCGATGCGGTCTGGCTGAAGGTCGTCACCGGGGCGGTGCTGGTCTTCAGCTATCTCGGCCTGGCCTGGGCCAACAGCAGCGCGGAGCTCGCCCGCTACCAGCGCGTGGGAGCGTCCGGTGCCGCATCCATGCTCTGGGCGACCTTCGGCGCCGCCCTCCCACCGTTCCTGCTGATCTCCTACGGCGGGCTGCTGGCCGCATCCCAGCCGGGCCTCGCCGCCGACCTCGCACATAATCCGGTGCGAGCTTTCACCCAGCTCGGCCTGCCGGTCTGGTATCCGGTCCCACTGCTCCTCGCCGTCGTCGTCAGTCTCGTTTCGGCGATCGTCCTCAACATCTACTCCGGTGGTTTCAGCCTCCAGGCGCTCGGAGTCCGCCTCGAGCGGCGCTGGAGCGTACTGGCGGTCGCCGCCGGAATCGCCGTGGTCGGCGCTGTACTGCTCACGGTCGTCCCGGACTTCACAGGCGTCCTCGGCCTTCCGACGACACTGGCCGTGCCCGTGGCGGCCTGGGCGGGGCTCTTCGCTTCCGACATGATGATCCGCAGCCGTCGCTTCCACCCCGAATCGCTTCTTCGCAGCGGCGGCGTGTATCCCGACTGGCAGTGGCTCAACCTGATCATGCTCGTCGTGGCGACCGTCATCGGACTGGGGCTGGTGCGCTCGAGCATGCCGTGGCTCCAGTGGGAAGGCTTCGTCTACCGGCTGATCGCAGTCAACCCCGACGGTGACCTCGGGATGAGCAACATCGGCGTCCTCGTGGCGCTCGGACTCGGACTGGTGACTCCACTCGTCGCCGGGATCCCCGCCGTCCGGCGCCAGGAGAATGCGGAATGA
- a CDS encoding Nif3-like dinuclear metal center hexameric protein, translating into MPHSLADVRGAVEKLWPLSGAESWDAPGLTSGDPAETIETVLLAVDAVGDTVDEAVEANADLLLVHHPLLLRGVTSVAEDRYKGALLARLIRANCALLAAHTNADVVSDGVSAVIADRLGLVDAVPIVVGADGATGIGRVGMLPEPISLGHLARELAELLPPTAGGVRVAGDYNQPVQRIALCGGAGDSLLSADTVLGSDVYITADLRHHPASEAREQARIGGGPALVDVSHWASEWLWLDTAARQLTEALPGLVVTVSETRTDPWDFVVVQ; encoded by the coding sequence GTGCCCCATTCACTTGCCGACGTCCGCGGAGCCGTCGAGAAACTCTGGCCGCTGTCCGGAGCGGAGAGCTGGGATGCGCCCGGGCTGACCTCCGGTGACCCGGCCGAGACGATCGAGACCGTCCTTCTGGCGGTCGATGCGGTGGGCGACACGGTCGACGAGGCGGTCGAAGCCAACGCGGACCTCCTGCTCGTGCACCATCCTCTCCTGCTTCGCGGAGTGACGAGTGTCGCTGAAGACCGCTACAAGGGCGCGCTGCTGGCACGCCTCATCCGCGCGAACTGCGCCCTTCTGGCAGCCCACACGAACGCCGACGTCGTCTCGGATGGAGTCTCCGCTGTCATCGCCGACCGTCTCGGGCTCGTCGACGCCGTACCGATCGTGGTCGGCGCCGATGGCGCGACCGGCATCGGCCGGGTCGGCATGCTGCCCGAACCGATCTCACTCGGGCACCTCGCCCGCGAACTCGCAGAACTGTTGCCGCCGACCGCCGGCGGGGTGCGCGTCGCCGGCGACTACAACCAGCCGGTGCAGCGGATCGCCCTCTGCGGGGGAGCAGGGGACTCGCTGCTCTCGGCGGATACGGTGCTCGGCTCCGACGTGTACATCACCGCAGACCTGCGCCACCATCCCGCCTCCGAAGCCCGCGAACAGGCACGGATCGGCGGGGGTCCGGCGCTGGTCGACGTGTCCCATTGGGCGAGCGAATGGCTGTGGCTCGACACGGCTGCACGCCAGCTAACCGAAGCCCTGCCCGGCCTGGTCGTCACCGTGAGCGAAACACGCACCGACCCGTGGGATTTCGTGGTCGTCCAGTGA
- a CDS encoding zinc ribbon domain-containing protein: protein MKASPADQNELLRLQTADTRLQQLQHAEANLPQTAELAALTPDVDAIRSRWITRTGELDDARTELKRAESDVEVVEARIDRDSGRLQHTSSVKDVQALETELSALRKRRSDLEEIELTVMERIEELEAVVNDIDEERSVLAARVDALESARADEKSKLDEQREGLAKDRAAIAGAIPAELVELYEKQRGRYGIGAALLVRGVSMGSNVKLTESDLAVIRRAAPDDVVLCPDSSAILIRNEESGL, encoded by the coding sequence GTGAAAGCCAGCCCCGCCGACCAGAACGAACTCCTCCGACTCCAGACGGCCGACACGCGACTCCAGCAGTTGCAGCATGCGGAGGCGAACCTGCCCCAGACGGCCGAGCTCGCAGCGCTCACGCCCGACGTCGACGCGATCCGCTCCCGGTGGATCACCCGGACGGGAGAACTCGACGACGCCCGCACGGAGCTCAAGCGCGCCGAATCGGATGTCGAGGTGGTCGAGGCGCGCATCGACCGCGACTCCGGCCGGCTGCAGCACACGTCATCCGTCAAAGACGTGCAGGCACTCGAAACCGAGCTGTCGGCGCTCCGCAAACGGCGCAGCGACCTGGAAGAGATCGAGCTGACAGTGATGGAGCGCATCGAAGAACTCGAAGCGGTCGTCAACGACATCGACGAAGAACGCTCGGTGCTGGCGGCGCGAGTCGACGCGCTCGAATCCGCCCGGGCAGACGAGAAGAGCAAGCTCGACGAGCAGCGCGAGGGTCTCGCGAAAGACCGGGCAGCCATTGCCGGCGCGATCCCGGCCGAACTCGTCGAACTGTACGAGAAGCAGCGGGGCCGGTACGGCATCGGCGCCGCCCTGCTCGTTCGCGGGGTGTCGATGGGGAGCAACGTGAAACTCACCGAATCCGACCTCGCCGTCATCAGGCGAGCGGCCCCCGACGACGTCGTGCTGTGCCCCGACAGCAGCGCCATTCTCATCCGCAACGAGGAATCGGGCCTCTGA
- a CDS encoding response regulator, with amino-acid sequence MRILIADDDPQILRALRIMLTARGYEVSVARTGAEALNQAVEHHPELVILDLGMPELNGIEVIEGLRGWTQVPILVVSGRTGSTDKVGALDAGADDYVTKPFAADELLARIRALTRRSPTVADEPVVRFGSITVDLAARQVERTTATGTESVRLTPTEWQILEVLLRNPRRLVTRQSLLTEVWGPQYTNDTGYLRLYLAQLRKKLEPEPSHPRYLLTEPGMGYRFTPDPD; translated from the coding sequence ATGAGAATCCTGATCGCCGACGACGATCCGCAGATCCTCCGCGCCCTGCGCATCATGCTGACGGCCCGCGGATACGAGGTGTCTGTGGCGCGGACCGGCGCCGAGGCCCTGAATCAGGCCGTGGAGCACCACCCTGAGCTCGTCATCCTCGATCTCGGAATGCCGGAACTCAACGGCATCGAGGTGATCGAAGGTCTCCGAGGATGGACCCAGGTGCCCATCCTCGTCGTCTCCGGTCGCACGGGCTCCACCGACAAGGTGGGCGCCTTGGATGCCGGCGCGGACGACTACGTGACCAAGCCGTTCGCGGCGGACGAGCTGCTGGCTCGCATCCGGGCCCTGACCAGGCGGTCACCGACCGTCGCTGATGAGCCGGTCGTGCGATTCGGCTCCATCACGGTCGATCTCGCGGCGCGCCAGGTCGAACGGACCACCGCGACCGGCACGGAGAGCGTTCGGCTGACTCCGACCGAATGGCAGATCCTCGAGGTGCTGCTTCGGAACCCCCGCCGTCTGGTCACGCGCCAGTCGCTGCTCACGGAGGTGTGGGGGCCTCAATACACCAACGACACCGGCTACCTCCGCCTGTACCTGGCGCAGCTCCGCAAGAAGCTCGAACCGGAGCCGTCGCACCCGCGCTACCTGCTCACCGAGCCCGGCATGGGCTACCGCTTCACCCCCGACCCCGACTAG
- a CDS encoding DUF4118 domain-containing protein, with translation MTRGRLRVMLGAAPGVGKTFAMLEEGHRLQDLGKDVVVALVETHGRSATTALLEGLEVVPRHVVSHRGVELPELDLDAVLARRPGLALVDELAHTNPPRSTNDKRWQDVEAMLDAGIDVMSTVNIQHIESLNDVVEQITGVPQRETIPDSVVRAADQIEVVDLAPDALRTRLSDGEVYPAARIDAALSNYFRLGNLTALRELALLWLADEVDSSLQQYRSEHGIDSKWEARERVVVALTGGREGETLIRRGARIAARSAGGELFAVHVTTQDGLREANPGALAAQRTLVEQLGGSYHQVVGDDIPRALVDFARASNATQLVIGVSRRSRLSALLTGPGIGSTVIRESGDIDVHIVSHAAAGSGLALPRYSGGLTARRRIYGFALALIAGPLLTVLLVSLRSPESMTADVLSYQLLVVLVALVGGIWPALFAALLSGITLDYFFVAPLYTITISEPLHLLALVLFLVIAALVSLVVDQAARRSRAAKRATAEAELLATVAGGVIRGEDALQALVTRTREAFSLTGVRLVSGGEVLYTDGEPAEHEHTQSIPVGDHGTLELSGRDLPAADRRLLAVIVSQLDAALEHRELAATASELAPLAEADRVRSALLAAVGHDLRRPLAAATAAVTSLRSTDVNWSTADREALLETAEVSLGSLADLVTNLLDVSRLQAGVLAVALASTDIDDLIPPVLDELGLGPADVELDLPAELSPVMADAVLLQRVLVNLLTNAIRYSPAGSRPILGASEFGGNVEVRIVDHGPGIPEARRDAVFVPFQRLGDTDNTTGIGLGLALSKGFVEGMGGTLATEDTPGGGLTMVVSLPTAGRSASTPVDPNEDP, from the coding sequence ATGACCCGCGGACGGCTTCGTGTCATGCTGGGCGCCGCACCGGGCGTCGGCAAGACCTTCGCAATGCTTGAAGAGGGTCACCGCCTCCAGGACCTGGGCAAGGATGTGGTCGTCGCCCTGGTGGAGACGCACGGCCGCTCGGCGACGACTGCCCTTCTCGAAGGACTGGAGGTCGTTCCGCGCCACGTCGTCTCGCACCGTGGCGTCGAATTGCCGGAGCTGGACCTGGATGCTGTGCTCGCCCGCCGGCCCGGCCTCGCGCTGGTCGACGAGCTGGCCCACACGAACCCGCCCAGGTCGACGAATGACAAAAGGTGGCAGGACGTTGAGGCGATGCTCGACGCCGGCATCGACGTCATGTCGACCGTGAACATCCAGCACATCGAATCGCTCAACGACGTCGTCGAGCAGATCACCGGTGTCCCGCAGCGGGAGACGATTCCCGACTCCGTCGTGCGCGCCGCCGACCAGATCGAAGTGGTCGACCTGGCACCGGACGCACTCCGGACCAGGCTCTCCGACGGCGAGGTCTACCCTGCGGCACGGATCGACGCCGCCCTGTCCAACTACTTCCGACTCGGCAATCTCACCGCGCTCCGAGAACTGGCGCTGCTCTGGCTGGCCGACGAGGTCGACAGCTCGCTCCAGCAGTACCGGTCGGAGCACGGGATCGACAGCAAATGGGAGGCGCGGGAGAGGGTCGTCGTCGCGCTGACCGGCGGCCGGGAGGGTGAGACGCTCATCCGTCGGGGCGCTCGCATCGCAGCCCGGTCGGCCGGCGGCGAACTCTTCGCCGTCCACGTCACCACCCAGGACGGCCTGCGCGAGGCGAACCCCGGCGCCCTGGCAGCGCAGAGAACACTGGTCGAGCAGCTGGGCGGCAGCTATCACCAGGTCGTCGGAGACGACATCCCGCGGGCCCTCGTCGACTTCGCCCGGGCGAGCAATGCCACGCAGCTCGTGATCGGCGTAAGCAGGCGAAGCCGGCTGAGCGCTCTGCTGACCGGTCCCGGGATCGGATCCACCGTGATCCGGGAGTCGGGCGACATCGATGTCCACATCGTGTCGCACGCTGCGGCCGGGAGCGGCCTCGCGCTCCCCCGCTACAGCGGCGGTCTCACGGCGCGCAGAAGGATCTACGGCTTCGCGCTCGCACTCATCGCCGGGCCACTGCTGACCGTGCTGCTCGTATCACTCCGGTCGCCCGAATCGATGACGGCCGACGTACTCAGCTATCAACTGCTTGTCGTACTGGTGGCGCTGGTCGGCGGCATCTGGCCCGCACTGTTCGCTGCCCTGCTCTCGGGAATCACCCTCGACTACTTCTTCGTCGCCCCCCTGTACACGATCACCATCAGTGAGCCGCTGCACCTTCTCGCGCTGGTGCTCTTCCTGGTCATCGCAGCGCTCGTCAGCCTCGTCGTCGACCAGGCGGCCCGTCGCAGCCGCGCGGCGAAACGAGCGACCGCCGAGGCGGAACTGCTCGCGACCGTGGCCGGCGGGGTGATCCGGGGCGAAGACGCGTTGCAGGCACTCGTCACCCGCACCCGGGAGGCATTCAGCCTGACAGGAGTGCGTCTCGTCTCGGGCGGTGAGGTGCTCTACACCGACGGCGAACCGGCCGAGCATGAGCACACCCAGAGCATCCCCGTCGGAGACCACGGGACACTGGAGCTTTCGGGTCGTGACCTGCCCGCGGCCGATCGACGGCTCCTCGCTGTGATCGTCAGCCAGTTGGATGCGGCGCTCGAGCACCGGGAGCTCGCGGCGACCGCGAGCGAGCTCGCACCTCTCGCGGAGGCGGATCGTGTGCGCAGTGCACTCCTGGCCGCAGTCGGCCACGATCTGCGCCGACCGCTCGCCGCCGCCACGGCAGCCGTCACCTCGCTCCGCTCGACCGATGTCAACTGGTCGACCGCCGACCGCGAAGCATTGCTGGAGACCGCGGAAGTCAGCCTCGGCAGCCTCGCGGACCTCGTGACCAACCTGCTCGACGTGAGCCGACTGCAGGCAGGGGTGCTCGCCGTGGCACTGGCGTCCACCGACATCGACGATCTCATCCCGCCGGTGCTCGATGAGCTCGGCCTGGGGCCCGCCGACGTGGAACTGGACCTCCCAGCCGAGCTGTCGCCCGTCATGGCGGATGCTGTGCTGCTCCAACGCGTGCTGGTGAACCTTCTCACCAACGCCATCCGTTACAGCCCGGCCGGGTCGCGGCCCATCCTCGGTGCGAGCGAGTTCGGCGGGAACGTCGAGGTACGGATCGTCGATCACGGTCCCGGCATCCCCGAGGCTCGTCGCGATGCGGTCTTCGTACCCTTCCAGCGCCTCGGGGACACCGATAACACGACGGGCATCGGACTGGGTCTGGCACTGTCCAAAGGATTCGTCGAGGGGATGGGCGGAACACTCGCCACGGAGGACACCCCGGGCGGGGGGCTGACCATGGTGGTGTCGCTTCCCACCGCCGGTCGGAGCGCATCCACGCCTGTCGACCCGAATGAGGACCCATGA